The following coding sequences are from one Nitrospirota bacterium window:
- the recN gene encoding DNA repair protein RecN, giving the protein MLREIRIKNFAIVDKLSLSFEEGLNVITGETGAGKSLVVDAIELVLGGRASSDSIRAGADEAWIEAFFEIKDSLLLDSIGIACDEGVIVKRVVSRTGRSRAYINDSLVTIQTLSAFGKDLVDLHGQHEHQSLLSPAVQRGLVDSFGRLDGLVKEVGKLHNGYRTLLNTVTDIKERARERAQRIDLLRYQIAEIDAAGLGGGEEAGLREEKAILSNLTRLRYLGESAFSVLKDEDGSVLEKLGMLLRDIEELSQIDASAAEVLKVLRDADSLLQDAASSLREIKERYDCEPQRLDDVESRLALIEDLQRKYGETVESILDYREKAAAELEDLEGLEERGAEIENELEKIHSTLMEKADSLSRERKKTARRIEVMLREVLSELAFSHPDFMIEVAEIPITSTGIDRVDFLFSANPGQLPRPLNKVASGGELSRLMLALKSVFADVDRVPVLVFDEVDAGVGGQTAESVGERLRRLSERHQVICITHLPQIASRAVFHLLITKEEEGDGVAVTVRGLDRDERVREIARMLSGSVTGPSLRHAEELLRKKRDEGR; this is encoded by the coding sequence ATGTTGAGAGAAATAAGAATAAAAAACTTTGCAATTGTGGACAAGCTCAGCCTCTCCTTTGAAGAAGGCCTGAATGTAATAACAGGTGAGACAGGGGCCGGCAAGTCCCTTGTTGTGGATGCCATTGAGCTGGTACTTGGGGGCAGGGCGAGCTCAGACTCCATCAGGGCCGGCGCAGATGAGGCCTGGATAGAGGCTTTTTTCGAGATAAAGGATAGCCTTCTGCTTGATTCAATCGGTATTGCCTGTGATGAGGGGGTAATCGTAAAACGGGTAGTTTCGAGGACCGGACGGAGCAGGGCCTATATTAACGATTCCCTTGTAACCATACAGACCCTTTCAGCCTTTGGCAAAGACCTTGTCGACCTGCACGGCCAGCATGAACACCAGAGTCTGCTCTCCCCTGCTGTCCAGAGGGGGCTTGTTGATTCCTTTGGTAGACTTGACGGTCTTGTAAAAGAGGTAGGTAAACTTCATAACGGTTACCGGACCCTGCTCAACACCGTTACGGATATAAAGGAGAGGGCAAGGGAGAGGGCACAGAGAATAGACCTTCTGAGGTATCAGATTGCCGAGATCGATGCCGCAGGACTTGGGGGGGGAGAAGAGGCGGGGCTGCGTGAAGAGAAGGCAATTCTTTCCAACCTTACTCGGCTGAGATATCTTGGGGAGTCGGCCTTTTCGGTTCTGAAAGATGAGGACGGCTCTGTCCTGGAGAAACTCGGCATGCTCCTTCGCGATATTGAAGAACTCAGTCAGATAGATGCCTCTGCGGCAGAGGTTCTGAAGGTTTTAAGGGATGCAGATTCCCTGCTGCAGGATGCCGCCTCTTCCCTGCGCGAGATCAAGGAGAGGTATGACTGTGAGCCACAGAGACTTGATGACGTGGAATCAAGGCTGGCACTGATTGAAGACCTTCAGAGGAAGTATGGTGAGACAGTGGAGAGCATCCTTGATTATAGAGAGAAGGCAGCAGCGGAACTTGAGGATTTGGAGGGACTTGAGGAGCGGGGTGCAGAGATTGAGAATGAGTTGGAAAAGATTCACTCAACATTGATGGAGAAGGCCGACTCCCTGAGCAGGGAGAGGAAAAAGACGGCCCGGAGGATTGAGGTCATGTTAAGGGAGGTGCTCTCCGAGCTTGCTTTCAGCCACCCTGATTTCATGATAGAGGTTGCAGAGATACCCATCACGTCAACAGGCATTGACAGGGTCGATTTTCTCTTCTCCGCCAATCCCGGTCAGTTGCCGCGCCCCCTCAACAAGGTTGCCTCAGGCGGGGAACTCTCAAGGCTGATGCTTGCCCTGAAGAGTGTGTTTGCAGATGTGGACAGGGTGCCGGTGCTGGTCTTTGATGAGGTGGACGCAGGGGTGGGGGGACAGACGGCCGAATCAGTTGGGGAGAGATTGAGAAGACTTTCAGAGAGACACCAGGTTATATGTATAACACACCTGCCGCAGATTGCATCAAGGGCGGTTTTTCATCTCCTCATAACCAAGGAGGAGGAAGGAGACGGGGTTGCAGTGACGGTCAGGGGGCTTGACCGTGATGAGCGGGTAAGAGAGATTGCGAGGATGCTCAGTGGCTCTGTGACCGGGCCGTCTCTAAGACATGCCGAGGAGTTACTGCGCAAAAAGCGGGATGAAGGGCGATGA